The following is a genomic window from Inquilinus sp. Marseille-Q2685.
GAGCCCGACGCCTTCGACCGGCAGGCCCATCGCGACATCGACCCGCCCGACTGGGCCGAGGTCCGCGTCTATCCGGCGAGCGAGGAGGCGCTGCGGGGCGTGGTCGCCGAGGCGGCGCTGGCCGATGTGGTGGTGAAGGCCAGCGGCGTCGGCGTGTTCGACGAGCTGCTGATCGAGGGCACGATGGCGGCGGCGCGGCCGGAGGCGATCCGGATCTTCTGGGACGTCGACGCCCCGGCGACCCTGGCCGAGCTGCAGCGCGGCGGCCCCGACCATCCGCTGCGCCGCGCCCTGCCGGGGCTGGACATGGTGCTGACCTATGGCGGCGGCCCGCCGGTGGTCGCGGCCTATGAGGCGCTCGGCGCCCGGCGCTGCGTGCCGATCTACAACGCCCTCGACCCCGAGACGCATTTCCCGGTGCCGGCGGATCCGCGCTTCGATTGCGACCTGGCCTTCCTGGGCAACCGGCTGCCGGACCGCGAGGCCCGGGTGGCGGCCTTCCTGCTGGCGCCGGCGGCGCGGCTGCCCGACCGCCGCTTCCTGATCGGCGGCGCCGGCTGGGAGGGTCGCGCCATGCCGCGCAATGTGCGCTGGATCGGCCATGTCGGCACCGGCGACCACAACGCCTTCAACGCGACCCCGCTGGCGGTGCTGAACATCGCCCGCGACAGCATGGCGGCGACCGGTTTCTCGCCCGCCACACGCGTGTTCGAAGCGGCGGGCGCCGGCGGCTGCCTGATCACCGATGCCTGGGAGGGCATCGAGCTGTTCCTGAAGCCCGACGAAGAGGTGCTGGTCGCCCGCGACGGCGCCGAGGTGGCGGCGCATCTGCAGGCGCTGGACCGCGGGCGGTCGCAGGCCATCGGCGCGGCCGCCCGGGCCCGGATCCTGGCCGAGCACACCTATTCCCGCCGCGGCGCCCAGGTCGACGCGCTGCTGCGCGAAGCGGCCGCGGCGAAGCGCGAAAGGACCGCCGCATGAGCCGCCCCCTGCGCCTCGTCTTCATCGGGCTCAGCCTCTCCTCTTCCTGGGGCAACGGCCACGCCACCACCTACCGGGCGCTGCTGCGGGCCCTGGCGCGGCGCGGCCACGACATCCTGTTCCTGGAGCAGGACCAGCCCTGGTACGCCGAGAACCGCGACCTGCCGGCCCCGGATTTCTGCCGGCTGGCGCTGTATCCGGACCCGGCCGGGCTCTCGGCCTATCGCGCGGAGGTCGCCGAGGCCGACGCCGTGATCGTCGGGTCCTATGTCGCCGACGGCGTGGCCGTCTCGGCCTGGGTGCAGAGCGTCGCCGCCGGGGTGACCGCCTTCTACGACATCGACACGCCGGTGACGCTGGCGAA
Proteins encoded in this region:
- a CDS encoding glycosyltransferase, which gives rise to MRIAFYGSSLLSSYWNGAATYYRGLLRDLAGRGHRITFYEPDAFDRQAHRDIDPPDWAEVRVYPASEEALRGVVAEAALADVVVKASGVGVFDELLIEGTMAAARPEAIRIFWDVDAPATLAELQRGGPDHPLRRALPGLDMVLTYGGGPPVVAAYEALGARRCVPIYNALDPETHFPVPADPRFDCDLAFLGNRLPDREARVAAFLLAPAARLPDRRFLIGGAGWEGRAMPRNVRWIGHVGTGDHNAFNATPLAVLNIARDSMAATGFSPATRVFEAAGAGGCLITDAWEGIELFLKPDEEVLVARDGAEVAAHLQALDRGRSQAIGAAARARILAEHTYSRRGAQVDALLREAAAAKRERTAA